The Lolium rigidum isolate FL_2022 chromosome 1, APGP_CSIRO_Lrig_0.1, whole genome shotgun sequence region CATGTCCCTCAAATGATCGCATACATGTTACAAGTATGCATCTCATCACATGATCCTGCTATTGTTTTTGCCGAGAATGGTGAGTCCAGATTATCACATGacgaactcacatgatattttggCGTGACCGGTGGGAAGTGGTGGCACCTGAACTGAAGGTCTTTCTGAATTGAGGGGCGGCTGGGCGGGACGAGCAGGAAAGGTGTAGGGCAGTAGGGGCATCCACACCGAACGCATTATGCGTGCGCCAGCACCGTGGATCGGCGCTGTCGAGGCCGGCGGTGCCCGCTACCTGCACGGCACTGCACACACGCACAGCTAGACGCGCCACTTGCGCCGCCAGTTAGGCATGTCCCCGGCAGCAGGCGGAGATATGGCACGAGCTGGAACTCGACAGCACGTGACGTTCTCGTCCCAGTTTTGAAACATCTCCGGTGGCTCGACATATTTATTTTGTAATACGTACTACATTTGTctataaatttaaatatatctagagaCTTTTTAATGAATCGAAACATCCGAATTTGGAAAAAATCTCCGACATCCATTTATGGACGGAGAGAGTAATAAACTTATATATCACAACCTTATTTTATATATTGCAAATGAAAATAAAAGGCATGGAAATATAAAACACTAACTAGAAACCATGGGCATGTCCTTTGGTCTTGTTGTCTTCCTTCCCCACCTCCCAAGCAAGCTAGCCGACGTTGTCGTCCCAACCCTCCTCACCGATAAGAAAGCTCTCGTTCGACCGATAtcacatcctcctcctcctcctcctcctcctcctcctcctcctcatcctcctcctcctcctcctctttctccgTCATCACAACCGGGGAAACACCGTAGCCGAGGAACTTGGCATAGCGCCGAGGTTCACACGCCCGATTGCAGTTGGTCTTACCACAACAATGAGTTGGCGCCGTAGGCAGGGCCGTCCAACAGATTAGGAGGTAGGGGCGTCCGACGGCGCATCTTGCCGTGTCACGCCCGCCCTTTTCGTGGCACCGGCGGCACAAGCACCCTCCAGCCGTTGAGGTGCTAGTCACCAGGGAGGTGGACGTCTTCCCACCTTGAGATGTCCTGCTCCGTCTTCCACGGCCAGCCCTTGCCCATGGTCATATCGAGGGGTGTTGTTCGTGCTATGGAGACATAAGGGGACGAGAGTGGCAATGATGGGGCGGTGTAGACAAGGACAAGCAAAGCCGTTGGCCTTAAGAAGGACAAAGATGTGACAACCATCAATGTTGGCGCAGAGGACTACGTCAACCAGTCCTGACGCAGCTGCTGGAAACAAAGCGGAGCGTTGGCCGCGCATAAAGGAACACGTGCAAAAGGCGAACCAGCCGCTGGCAGGTGGGCCTGACGTGGAAGCGGGAGGACACACGCATTGTCCGCAACGCATCCATGCCAACACTTCCAACTTAAATTTAGATCCGTCTACGTTAGGTTACTAGGTTAGATTTTTTTCCTATCCATGAACCaaaatgaattgccttgatccgtTTACATTGGGCTGTTGGAGATGACTCCAATGTCGCCCAATGCCGACGGTACCGTTTTGGTGACAGGTCAGCACCAGGGTACCGTGGTTGAGCAGTTTGTGTTAGTGCTGGTGTTACAGTCTCACTTTTCTCTGAAAAGGAAATATTACACAGCGATGCACGATCATCAAATTCATAGCGTTTCAGGTACCGATCGGACGGGATGTTGTGGTTCATTGTACCTTAGCTTAACCACTTTGGGGTCGGAAAAGACAAGCTTTAGCTTTTCTTGGTTTCAGGGTGGAGCCACGGACTCGATCGACTCAGGTGTATGAGGAGGAGCAGGCATAGATACTCCATCAGCACCCACATAGTCCAACTTTCTTTTTTTGACGCTGCTGATCTATAGAAACAAGGTACTAGTATAATGCTCGGTATCTGGGCGATGAATTCGTGTATTGGATCAAGGAGCTCCCCAGGCATATTCTGTTTGCGACCACATAAACCGAATTTCTGGTCAATCTAGAAAGCTCTCGAGGAGATGGGAATGTGCGGTATCTGAATTTCTCAAGGGTTGCTGTCAAGAACCGTGACAAAAGATGGATATCTTGCAATTCGTAACGCCAGGATCCAAAGCTCTTGGTTGAAAGATGCAGGTGAACGCACGCACAGGATGCATCCATTCCCGGGGGACAATACTATACTAGCGGTACTACTACCATATACTGTACAAATTTCGTCGAAACATGAAAGCTAGAACCAAAATGTTCCTCGAATTTCAGTGCAACGATGAGAACTCAGAATGTTGGGCTGAGGATGTTGAGCAGGGAGACTCTGGTGTTGACGAGGGCCCGGAAGACCTTGTCGCCGCTGGCGTCGACGCTGGCGATGCAGCGCTCCAGGTTATCGTGCAGCTCGAGGGCGGCCTTCCGCGCCCGCTCCTCCGGCTCCACGCGGGCCACAGGCCGGAGGCGCGCCGTGGACGAGgtggatgaaatggatgaagtggaCGCGTCGTCGTCGTTGGAGGTGGGTTGCCTCCCGGCGGACCGGCGCTTGGCGCGGGACATCCAGCGCACGAGGTCGGCGACCCACCAGACGCGCTGGTGGGAAGACGTTCTGGGCTCGGTTTGGGCGTTGGTGATCCAGCAGGGCGTGGAGGCGACCTGgacgcgtgcggcggcggcggcgttggagagGGCGGAGACGCCGGAGaagacggcggcggaggcggacgcgacgGCCACGGCCGAGTCGGCCACCGCGGCGGCCAGCGCGGCCGTCTCGGGCTGCAGGTCCGCCGGGAGCGCTGCGGGGGGTTTGGAGGCcacggcgcgcgcggcggcggcgaggcgcgggaggccgcgggcggcgcggcgctgcGCGCGCGCCGCGGAGGCTAGGCGGGCCGGGTCGCCGCGCCGCAGCGCCGCGCGTGTCGAGGACTGGAGTGCGGCGAGGGAGGCGAGGGACTCGCGGAAGGTGCCGTGCGCGTCGGCCAGGCGGAGGAAGTCGTCGAGCAGGCGGTCGGCGAGCGGGGAtggggtggaggtggtggcgaggCGGCGGAGTGGCTCCTGCGCCTGTGGGTGGTGGAGTAGGTCGGAGAGCGAGGCCAGCACGCGCACCACCTGCGCGGCGGCCGCGGAGACGGCGGACGCGGACTGCGGCGGCGGGTtgaggacggaggaggaggaggaggaggggttgcGGCCGATGATGAGGCGTAGcgcggcgacgtcgtcgtcgagcTGGAGGACGAGCGGGTGGAAGCGGCAGGGGAGGCTGGCGGAGCGGACGCGGTAGGCGGCGGCGAGCTTGCCGTTGGCGGCGGCGTCCGTCCTGGCCCTCGGGGTCGGgaaggagatggtgcggcggtACCCGGCCATGGTGTCGTGCGATTTCTTTCGCGGTGGCGAGTTGTGGGATCGGTGATGAGTTTAAAAAGCTGGGGATCGCCGGCCGGGGCCTACGACTAGAACGAACGCGCGAGGAAGGCGTGCGTGTTGGTGCTGCGGTAGAGATGGAGTGGACTGGTGGTTCGCCATGGCCGCACCGAGGTCGCGTGCTTTATACAGGTCAGAGCGGTGGCGACTGGGGGAGTGCCGATTCCGGGCGAGCTCAGGGTCGTCGGTCAGTCGTGCGTGCGTTGTGGTAGCGCCACATTGAGTGCCCCGTGCGTTGCAGCGGCCGGCAGTCACGGCGCGCACATTGCCGTTATTACGTTcaacttttttcttttctttttctttgtagtATAGTGGCGTGGAGGCGGGGGCCACTCGTCGGTGGGTGTGGTGGATCTGATCGATTTCTGGGGAAGCGCGCGGGTTCCGTGATCGGCGGAGTGGCAGGCATTTCGCCACGGAGCAAAGTGTCGCCTGGCTCCGTGGCTCGTCCGTCTGTTTCTGGGTGGAAATGGCATCCATCCTGCACTTTGGCAGTGCGCCGCTCCACTCTGTTCGCGGTGCCGCCCATGCATCACGACGACCAAGCGTGAGGTATCTGTGTCGGTGACTCGGTGCGTGTTGGGGCATCTGTGCTGTTCTTAACCAAAAAGGTGAAAGGAGCAACGGCTTCGTAGATCACGAAACATTGTATTTCCCTGCTTCTTCATAGGTTGTTAAACATTGTAACACACCAACAtcggatatactccctccgtctataaaagaAATCCAACATTGCATAAGTCTATGATATATCTTTTTATAGATGGGCGACACAActttagataaatctaagataTTATTTTATTGTAATACTAAGTGTCTTACCTTCGTCTAGATACAGATGTAACTAGACCCGACATATTTTAGTTGTATGATTAGGTGCATGTCTAAACTAGCGCAACGATTAAAGCACATTTTGGCTAGACACCCACACAAGCACATGAGAGATCACGCGGCCAAACACAAGGAATAACTCGTCTCACCACCCACAATCGTCTCTAGcggggatttgaactcgagatctgggactctgataccatgttaagcttcatgcactagccacttgaaccaaaagtccgaactaatggaagggctaggcaatctacttatacacttcaacatcgGTCACCTcagatcctcaacgattccacccATGGCCACAACCAAAGTACCAATACATCGACTGCTTCACCGATAGCCACAAAATTCGATGTTATGGACCACGACCTCCTCTCCCTCCATCTGTGTTGCATCTCATCATCGTCCTTTTACCACAAAATCAATTGCACTAAGAACTCCCTAATTAATACTACCTTGGGATGTGGAGTTATTCTACAGTGTGGTGAACAAAAGCACTTAGCACCATAGATAACATTTGGCATTGCTCATGACCCAAATATGCAACACTTCCTAGTCTTCAAGTTGGTAGAGCCAAATGTCACGTAGATGGAGTTCTTTGATTACTCTTCCTATGAAGTGGATGGCCATGGTTACAATGCGACGACAAAGAGAGGCGGAGGGTTTAATCAGGTTTGGGGCTCCCTTGCGATGATTTGGATATGGACCTCTTCTACGCGCTCACCGCAATTAGGTACGAACGAAATGGTAAGACCTCTACTTTTGTTCCAAACTCCATGGTTGCTTGGTGGTAGGCCAAAATATATTGCTCCATTAATCATTGATCTCTTCAAGCGGAAAATGTTTTGTGTCAACAAAGGCCTCAACCAAGATTTCTAGATCAATAACATTGACACCACCTCCGTTCTTTCAGTCCAACACATCAACGAGTTCTATGGCCTTTGGGTCATGCTCTAGTAGGTGCATCTTAACTTCTTTTAAgcgagggcaaaagctttgcgCTATTCAAGTAATTAGGCATAGGAGTTTTACAAAAAAGTAATTACATCATACTATACTCTCCCGGCACTAAGTTACTCACATGCTTGGCCCCGCCAAGATCCAAAGTTTGCATTCGTGTTTTAACTTCTCTAAAATAACCGAAGGCAGCacatgcttgttcttgaagacccttGCATTTTCCTTCATCCCTAATTACCCACGATGCAAGGAGGGTGAAGGAATCCAAATATTTGCGCTTTCACACATGAATTTCCACTAGTCGTGGATTGAGAGCACCATTCGCCTAAGGTCGAGGTCGGTGAAGTGAAGACCAATGTCTTGTACCAGGTTGGGGTCAAATATTCAACAAAATTCATCGAGACGTGCCACAATATACTTCTATCTCTCACAGATTCTCTAAAATATTAGGTATCTGCATAAGGTGATTTTTTTTGGAATAGATGTCACGTAAATAAGATATTTATGGGAGATTTCAATATTTTTTTCCAAGAATGAGCAGCATTAACAATCACACAACATGCATTTATGTTTTAACTTCATCTAGATCAATGTCTAATTCCTAGAAGAGAAATGATACTAAGGTAACAGACACCGCTAGTAGCATTCAGACCCATAGCTTTTAGGTTCTTACATCACATGCAAAGAAAGAGCATATAGCTTAGGTTCTTACATAATATGAAAATCATGGTACTAGTTCTACATGTCATTTTCCATTCCAAGGCCCCAAGAAAGATGGAAGTGTCATCTCCACCATACTTTAACTTTCTCTTGCAGTCTTTGCAGCCTAAATGCCTGTACCACCCATACCCTACACTCTGCAAGATTTTATTTCTAGCATACTGTTTTATAGATGTATAAGGGTGATGCTAGGGTGCTGACACACCCCTCTCTCAGGAGCTCCTGTTGGAGCTTCCATCTCCACCTCTGCCCCATGTTGCAGGGCAACAATTGTGTCCTTCAGGCAGCGATTGCGGCGATAAAACATGTGAAACAAGGCGCTTCAGAAACGATACTTCCTTGAGAGGAGAGCATACATAAGTTCAACACACAGGTGCTTAGTCTCCGCTAGCTTCTAGCCAACATCTCCCAGCTGTTGGCGCTGGTACGCCACCAAAGGGTAGTTCATATCACTAATCTCCACCTGACGCTTAGCTGCTAACGCATAGGTAACCAAAAGTGAAGCAACCTGCTCAGCCTCATGCATGATCTCTCTAGTAGCCTCAAACTACAGGAAAGGGACAATGTCACTTGGTCCCATGTTGACCTGGACACCTACGATGTACATCCCTTCAAAATGAGGCCTCTAGCTGACGACTGGAGCTCCCAAACTGCTCCAGGTAAAACTTGGCTAGAATCTCAACTTACAACATGCTTGATTTGACAACATACCTCTCCAACATTAGTAAGACAAGCCTAGCTTGGTCTGACATACCCATGCTATTCTAGTTTGCTATTGGATTTCTAGTTTTATATGCTTCCTGCCCTAATGTTTGGTTAATTAAGTTGTTATTAAGTAAGTTTTCTGGAGCCTTGGCTTTGATGCATGTCGGTGTTATGTAACCTAGGGTACGTTGTACACCTGCTGCTGGGCCCTCGCGGCAGCCCACCAAAAAAGACAAGGAGCACCTCTCCAAGAGACAGGAGGTCTCCACGAGAGGTGGGATACCTCGCCAAGGATGCCTCACGAGGGTCTAGGACTTAGTCGTTTCAAGACAACCAGAAGGCCTAGCGGAGCTTCCCTCCGCGAGAGGTATCTCACAAGATGCCATCAAGATGCCATGGCGAGCCGGTGGCGTAGGAGCAACGCCACTGAAGGATGACGCAAGCCATGGCGCACACGGAGGAGGAGTGAAGGTCCAAGTTTACATGTATAAAGTTAGCTGGTCGTTGCCCACTTTACCAAAAGGTGCGGGATGGACGGTGCAAGTACAGTAGGGGGTGTCGACATCGTCCACAACCACTCCTGTGAGCCAGGCTAGCTGGTGCAGCCATGGGGACAGTTGTCCGCTTCCCTGGGCCGCTCGTTCTGGTTTTCCCTCAGCCAAGTTTACtttgcactactaggaaatagctaatcagtggcgcacctaaaTTGGCTACTAGTGGCGCACCTAGGTGCGCTACTGCTATCACGCCACTACTaactgttagcagtggcgcaccagtggtgcgccattgctatctggcttagcagtggcgcacgggtgtggtgcgccactgctaaaatttgaaatttctggatctggatctgggacatttttttgaattttttttctcgttattttttctcgttttgTTTGCCTGAATTATTTGTCCCGTGCTCATTCTCATTTTTCATAACCTTGCCGCCGGTAAGGATGGATGTATGATAGAGGGAGGAGAGGTGAGgatggagggaggagaggtgatgatggaggagaggaggaaggcCGGAGCTAATAGAGGCCGCAGGTCGtcggggaggaggagggaggccggAGGGTCATCGGAAAGGAGGGTCATCCAAGGTCACCGGAGAGGAGGGAGGCTGGAGGGTCGTCAGAGTGGATGGAGGAGTTGAAGGAAAGGAGGAAaagagaggagaaggaggagaggagaggatatgaagaggaagagaagaggagaggagaggaggatgagaggatatgaagaggaagagaagaggagaggagacgAGGAGAATTGAATGAGTGGTGGAGGGTGGTAAGTGGCCAGCCAAAATTCAAatttcgtgggcgggaagcttaccagtggcgcaccaaggcttgggtgcgccactgctattttttttctttttcttttgatttttctGCCCGGAATCTAAAACCTAAAAAAGTcctgttttttattttgaatttgccaAATCCAATTTTTGGCTAAACGACCGTAGGTGGTTGAAAtcggataggaaatttcgcgtagatacattttcttataaaaaaatattttcattgggggtcgtatgcaaccagaaatccagttttacTGAAGCAAGacttctcgaaggattttatttattgAAATTGAGAAGGCGGtccgggggggggggtggtgagAATTTCGGCCAGgagttaccagtggcgcaccacatataggtgcgccactactatttgaggtagtaatggcgcacctatatgtggtgtGCCACTGCCAACCCTAAACCTATCTGTACCCCTTCCCACACTTACCAGTGGTGCACCCCttcttggtgcgccactggtatgtgagatagcaatggcgcacctctaagGGGTGCTCCACTGGTAAGTTTTGGGGAGGGGTGGGATCTGGCAGATCTTTAGTGGTGGTGCACACCTTTTTTGGTACACCACTGCTATTTTTCTatcagtggagcaccacttttcgGCGCGCCACTGgtgactagcagtggcgcacgaaaaatggtGTGCGCCACTAGTAGTTTTTTATAgctagcccttttcctagtagtgtgggaAGGAGGTCCAAAGGCCACTATAAAAGGAAGGGACAACTGCCGTGTAGAGGGGGGTTCTGATTGGTTCCATTATGCTTCTCTCCCCGTGGATCCCATTTAGATGCTCTGTATATGCCATCGTTTTCAACCTAGAGCAGATCAGATCGAGATCTGGGGAGGAAGAACTCCACCACCTTGTACACCATACCCGTCTCAGCAAGATCAATACCACTCCaaggcaggacgtaggggttttacctcaccATGATGGCCCTCAACGTGGGTAAAACAGTGTCTCTCTCTGTCGTGGTGTTCTCGCGCCGCCCTCGCTCGTACTGACGCCGgccttgctccaccatgtcgatgGTGGGATTGGGACGTTGCTTCCAGGCCCCGTCGTCCGATAACCTTAAGGGTCTCGACGAGGTACCTATGTCCCCTCGGATACCAAAACCCTCGACAATGCCACTAAACTTTCACGCCCTAAAAAGGGAAGAAATAATATGTGACAACTTTCCGTATCCTAATGAGATAAAATACACCATAAGCATATAAGGCACACGTAGTAATCAACAATTTAGAGCACACGGTGAACAAGGTTTCATTTATTTTTTAGTAGTACAACATAGCTTAGAAATACAACACCACTAGTTAGCAACCTAGCCATTTCTAACGGGGCATGCATCGAAGAGGCACCCCTATCTACTTATTTAAAAACATTTATTTAAGATCAGAGTAAAACTCCTAGTGCCAACACCTTGGCCTAGTTGTTGGGTATTACTAtgcttcctctccaaccccaccAATTTCATGTTGCCCACACTCTGGGCGCGCATACCCGCAAAAAGAATGTGTCCATGAGTATAATAAACATACTCAACAAGAAATAAAGGAAATACTTAACTAATATATAGCAGGTAATAAATTCAAGTTCATTTAGATGATGAAAAATGAGTATCCTGCTACCTGACAAGAGTACATGTACTGATATAAATGTTTGTCTGGTTAAAGAATGAAATAAAATATCTTGCATCCACATTTGATTATTATTGTTGGCATTA contains the following coding sequences:
- the LOC124684781 gene encoding uncharacterized protein LOC124684781; translation: MAGYRRTISFPTPRARTDAAANGKLAAAYRVRSASLPCRFHPLVLQLDDDVAALRLIIGRNPSSSSSSVLNPPPQSASAVSAAAAQVVRVLASLSDLLHHPQAQEPLRRLATTSTPSPLADRLLDDFLRLADAHGTFRESLASLAALQSSTRAALRRGDPARLASAARAQRRAARGLPRLAAAARAVASKPPAALPADLQPETAALAAAVADSAVAVASASAAVFSGVSALSNAAAAARVQVASTPCWITNAQTEPRTSSHQRVWWVADLVRWMSRAKRRSAGRQPTSNDDDASTSSISSTSSTARLRPVARVEPEERARKAALELHDNLERCIASVDASGDKVFRALVNTRVSLLNILSPTF